The following coding sequences lie in one Lolium perenne isolate Kyuss_39 chromosome 2, Kyuss_2.0, whole genome shotgun sequence genomic window:
- the LOC127336523 gene encoding FCS-Like Zinc finger 2-like encodes MTASVACSFFFDAEPAGEAGMPTLDACALCAKPFARDSDIFMYRGDTPFCSEGCRHEQMQLDAVYARQAARRLQRYSSSGAAARRGHQETRKVSVVS; translated from the coding sequence ATGACGGCATCAGTAGCCTGCTCCTTCTTCTTCGACGCCGAGCCGGCAGGCGAGGCCGGCATGCCAACGCTGGACGCGTGCGCGCTCTGCGCCAAGCCGTTCGCGCGCGACAGCGACATCTTCATGTACAGAGGGGACACGCCCTTCTGCAGCGAGGGATGCCGCCACGAGCAGATGCAGCTCGACGCCGTCTACGCCAGGCAGGCCGCCCGGCGGCTGCAGCGCTACTCTTCTTCCGGAGCAGCGGCACGCCGTGGGCACCAGGAGACGAGGAAGGTGTCCGTCGTGAGCTGA